From Quercus lobata isolate SW786 chromosome 11, ValleyOak3.0 Primary Assembly, whole genome shotgun sequence:
aattttatttatttattaaagttaaatattgtaGGTGATTTTACTAAAATGAATACTGAAAGTGCTTGAAGATTTTGTGTATTATTGTAGTACTTtgggtgttagtttacttatttgtagttcttaCATAATTTAGATTCTAaatataaatgtattttgtctaaaaatattaaaaaatgtgcctaaatataaaatttaattaattatttaaccgccGTGTGCCTTCCATGTcatgtccttatttttcaaaaattacctTATTCCCGTGTTCGTGTCCATGTCATGTTCGTGTCCGTGCAACTTAGGTTTTTCCAACCTCAACAACCATTGTTCCATCTTGCAAGGCCCAAATCCTTTGGATGTTCAAAGAAGAAAACTGTGGAACAAATGGAGTATATACTGAATTGGAATCATGGTTTCAATTAATGGCAATACCAAACCAAAAAtagaattattaattaaaaagaaaaaaaaatgttattttaacaCATTGCACTCTCAGTGTAAAAGTAATGATGCAGGAAttacaatttataaatttgtatcaCCATTCTTAAGTGCAGAAAAACATTCCAACTTTGGTTTATCATTAAAGATATAATAAAAGTGAAAGTCTTGATTATTATGACAGGCATCAGAATGTAAATTGTAATCATAGCCAGATTAGTATGACCAAACATAACACTATTATGAACCTTGATAAAAATTTAGgaataaaattacaagtttCGAAACATATACAGCAAACCTTTATCAAGTAAAGAAGTTTGACCTATGATTATGATAGACAACTGATGCAAGTTGTGAGCATTAGAGCCCCAAATCCGGCATAAATTGGCACCCTGGGATCAGTCTCAGATAATAACATCTTTAGttccaacacaaacaaaaacaagtaatCAAAGAAAATCCTATATTTTTCAGTACAAAAGTTAATTTGAGTCATCAACTTTAGGTCAATGCTACTGCTGCCTATTGCATCTAAAATAACAATTCTTGTACCATCTATTTCAATTGGGAGCTTAGAGCTCTAGAAAATTTACGTTCCAGATCGTATATGAAAATTAATTGTAGATCATGGGCAAGCATTGATCTGAATCCAAATGGAAAATGGAAAAGGAAATTAGAAGGAAGGGAAAAtgctgaaaaggaaaaatacagGGCTATGCCCATAACATACAGGGCTATGAGGGATCGTATAGACCTTGGGTGGTCGTGGCACgtagaaagaaagagacaaaatTTCAGAGGAGTGGTGGGTCCTTACCTGATTACGGTCTTGCTTTGGAGCAGAGGAGTAACGGTCATCAGATAGCTAATAGGAGGAATTGGGTTGATGTGGAGAAGATTGATGGCTCCAATGGGCTTAACAaggagataaaaagaaaattggcTCCCTTAAGGATTCTGGAGAAAGCCCAAGTGGAGCAAGTTTTACATAGAATTGGGAAAGAAGCCCAAGTTGGTTCGTCCCATATTGCAGGTATGAAAACTAAAACTCCTAAAAGTGATAAAGCCTGTAAGGCTAGTTCAGTTAAAGGCATGAAGGCGGAGGCACGTGCAAGGGCTGGATAAAAGAATTCAATCGGTGCTGCTGGGGAAGAAAACATTAAGGATCGCTCGTCGGCACACAAGATGGGCCAAGCCAGTGCAGTCGTAGGGGCGGAGCTGAGTCAGGTCGCTGTGGAGCACCTTAATGCGCTGTCGCCTGATGGAGATTTCCATTTCACTGCCGATGATGTGTCCAAGATGGGTCAGGTTCGAAGAGGTTGTTCCAGAGTAAAATCTGGTGATCGGAGTGGTCGTGAGGCGAGTAACCTGAACTGGGAGTATGGGTTTGGTCAACTTGAAGATCAAGGCATGGACGGAGGGCTGGCTGGCGGTAACGACGGCATGCTGGGCTGTCCTGGTGATTGTTCCGGCAATGGAGATAGATTACAGGTAGCTCGATCTGATCATGGCTCCTTAAGTGATGGGAGTGGGGGTTGTGCAGCTCATGGTGAGGATCAGATGGTTTTGGAAGGGAGAGGCGATGGTAGGTCTTCCCAATGAGATTTGTCAAGTCCCAGCTCTTAAAGTCCTTATGAATTGCATTATTTGGAATTGTAGAGGTGCTTCAAAGCCCTCTTTTCAAAAGTGTGTTAGGGAGATGGTGCAGAAGCATAATTCAGCTATTTTGGTGGTAATGGAAACTCGTGTTAGGGGTAACAGAGCAAGGGAAATCACTGAAAGGCTCCCTTTTGATGGAGCTATTCGCTCTGATGTAGTTGGGTTTGCTGGTGGAATATGGGTGCTATGGAATTTTGATAGAGTTGACGTTGCCCATTTGGCCAGTACTAAACAAGAAATTCACTTTACGGTTAAGGTACgaatttcaaatattatttggcTTTTCTCTACTGTGTATGCTAGTCCTAGGTGCGCTGAAAGACACATTTTGTGGAATAACCTTATGAAAGTAGCAGACCTTCACAATATGCCTTGGGTTATAGCAGGGGATTTTAATAAACCTTTGGTTAATGATGATAAATTTGGTGGTAGAGTGGTTAGTGTGAACATCTCTGTTTTGTTTAAGGAGCGTTTAGATAAATGTAATATGATAGACATTGGCTTTGCGAGTCTTCATTACACTTGGACCAATAGAAGGGAAATTCAAGCGTTGATACAAGAGAGAATAGACAGGTTCTTTATGAACCCTCAGTGGTGTTTGCTTTACTCGGATGCTAAAGTTACCCATCTTCCTAGGTACCATTTCGATCACTGCCCTGTTCTTTTAGAGATGCAACCAGGTGTAAGTAGGGGGAAGAAGAGGCCGTTTAGGTTCCAAACGTGCTGGTTGCTTGACCTTACCTTCCCTGGTATTGTTTCTCAAGCTTGGGGAGGTGCAAATAATCTTGTAGAGGCCATTGATAGCTTCATAGGAATGTTGTGGATTGGAATAAAAACCAGTTCGGGAATATTTTTacaaggaagaaaattttgatggcTAGGATCAATGGTATTCAAAAGGCTATTGCTTTTAAACCttctagttttctttttaagttgtAAGGGGGTCTCCTTAGAGATCTTGATCTTGTTCTTAATTAAGAGGAGGAGTTGTGGGCTCTGAAGTCTCGGGTAAATTGTTTGGTTCAAGGGGATCGCAATACAACTTTCTTCCATGTTTCAACTTTGGTTAAGAGGAAAAGGATTTGGATCATGGCTATTAAAAATTCAGTGGGGGATTGGATCCATGAGGAGAAtgatatcaaaaattttatcaGAAGTGGTTTTAATAGGATATACGCAACATCTCATGAGACTGTTTTAAGGGAAGAACCTAGTTTTGTCCAATGCCAGGCCAGCCTTTTGGATGGGGATAGGGAGAGCATCGGTGGAGAGGTTACTGAAACAGAAATCAAGGTTGCTTTATGGTCCTTAATACCATTTAAAGCCCTGGGTTCGGATGGACTTCATGCGGGcttcttccaaaaattttggccgATAGTGGGGGACTCTATAATTGAGGAAGTTAAGCATATTTTAGGAGTGGAAAAATGCCTGCACATCTGAATAAGACTCTTATTGCTTTGATTCTTAAGATCCAAGGTCCTAAGACATTAGGTAATTATAGACCTATTAGCCTATGTAATATGGTGTATAAAGTGGTGACCAAGATTATTGTGGCAAGGCTGAGACCTTTATTGGATAAGCTTATATCTCCCTTACAGATGGCTTTTGTCCCGGGTAGAAAGGGTATTGACAATGTCATCATTGCCCAAGAGATAATTCATTCCCTTgggaaaaagaaagggaagatGGGGTACATGGCCTTAAAGATAGATTTGGAGAAGGCTTATGACAAGCTTGAGTGGGGATTTATTTGAAACTTGCTTACTAGAATTAACCTTCCTACAAAGCTCATAGATGTTATAATGAGTTGTATGTCGACGGTTTCCACTTCCATATTGTTTAATGGGGAAGCTTTGGATCCGATTCTTCCTTCTAGAGGGATAAGGCAGGGTTACCCATTCTCTCTGTATCTTTTCATCATTTGCATGGATTTTCTTGGCCAGCTAATAGAAGAGAAGTGCAATATGAAGACATGCCAGCTAGTTAAAGTCTCTCAAAGTGGTCTTGAATTCTCTCATCTCTTCTTTGCGGATGACCTCATCTTTTTTGCTAAAGCAGATTGGGTAAATTGCGCCACCATTAGAGATGTTCTTGATGATTTTTGTGAGTTATTTGCGCAATCAGTGAGTGAAGCTAAGTCGAGGGTGTATTTCTCTCCAAATGTAGACCGAGACACAAGGGAATCTCTTTGTGATGTTTTTGGGTTTGCTTCCACTCCATTCTTGGGGAAGTATCTTGGCTTTCCTCTAAAGCATCCTAGCTCTTCATCTCAGGAGTACAATTTCATCCTTGATAGAGCAAAACAAAATCTTTCAGGTTGGAAGGCTAACATGCTCTCTTTGGCGGGGCGGAATGTTCTCATTCAAGCCTCTTTGGCTACTGTTCCTTCGTATGTTATGCAATGTAACCTGTTGCTTGGTAGAATTTTGGATGGGTTAGATAAAGTGAATCGGAATTTCCTGTGGGGTTCTTCTAAGGCAGCCAAGAAGATTCATTGGGTTGGTTGGGATAAGGTGATAAAGTCTAAGGAGGAAGGGGGGCTTGGGTTGCAATTAGCAAAGGGCAAGAATATAGCTCTCCTTTCTAAGCTTAATTGGAGGTTCCATACTGAAAAGGAGGCCCCTTGGGCTTGAGTGTTGAATCTGAAATATTGTAATCTGAGAAGAAGAGTCGCTACCAATGCTAATAGGCTTCCTTGTTCTCACATTTGGGTTGCGATGAAAAAAGGTATGGACACTTTTAATAAGGGTAGCAGGTGGATGGTTGGTAGGGATAGTGGGCTTAATGTGTGGCAAAGCAATTGGACAAATGGAGGTTCTCTTAGAGGTTTGATTCAGGGTCCTATCACGAGGGAGGCTAGCTAGCTAGAAGTTAAAGATTTTATGATAGACACGGGTTGGGATTGGGGGAAGATTCCCTTTGAACTTCCTGTTGAAGTTAAAAGGTTGATTCAAGCAACCCCAGTGACGTTGTTGAGTAGAGGTGTTGATAAGTTGGCTTGGTCGAGGTCTCCTAAAGGCACCTTTGATTTGAAGAGTGCTTATAGGATTGCCATGGGGGATGAAGGTATAGATCCTTTCCCAGCTCGTTGGATTTGGAAAGTGAATACTCTTCCAAGGATTAGAACTTTTCTTTGGAAGTGCGCCCATAACAGCATTGGAGTTAAGGTTTGCCTTAAAAGGAGGGGTGTTAGTCATGATACTACTTGCCCTTTATGCCAGGAAGGAGCTAAAAGCATTTTACATGCCCTGAGAGATTGCCCTCTTTTAAGATGCCTGTGGAATCAGTTGGGGGTTTTACCCTTTAATCAAGCCTTTTGGAGTAGCATCCTCCAAGATTGGCTAAtgttaaatagtaaatttaagCACAGTTTAGGCGCTACTCAACCTCCTTGGAatgttgtttttccttttgctgTGTGGAATGTCTGGAAGAGTAGAAACAATGTGGTCTTCAATGGCAAAAGTAGGAACCCGAAGCTAGATTTGGTGATTGTAAACCAAGCGGTGGAATTTTTCATTGCCTTTCCTCTCCAAAGCTGCCGACCTAGAATGTTTTGAAGAGGATTAGATGGGAGAAGCCGATTCAAGGCTGGTGGAAGCTCAACACAGATGGTTCCTGTTGCGGTAACACAGGTTTGGTAGGTTGTGGAAGGGTGGTTAGAGATGATGCAGGTAGGTGGGTTATGGGTTTTAGTAGGAGTATTGGCATGACAAACAGTTCTGCCGCTGAACTGTGGGGTTTACGAAAGGTTCTTCTTTTATgtagcaacctcaacattaatgCTCTTGAAGTTGAACTTGATGCCAAGTCTATTGTGGATGCCTTAGGAAATCCTTCCTATATGAATAATATCATATCGCCTCTATTGGATGATTGCAAGCTTTTGATTTCTTGCATTCCGCAGTTTTGTATTAAGCATTGCTTCCGTCAGGCGAACAAGTGTGTGGATAGTCTTGCTAGATTGAGCTATTGTCTAGATGTTGATTTTTCTACCTTTGATAGTCTGCCTGTGGACCTAATTGATGTTGTTAAGGATGACCTCAATGGGATGTTTTTTAATAGGGTCTGTTCTGATTGTATTGTTGTTGCTTAGTTTGTaatgaagcatttttttttcaccacaaaaaaataaaaaggaagacatgcattcaggtaaaaaaataatgtggaaGACATGCACTAAagcatataaaattttaaagataaaattttaaattacaaaaatttaaaagaaaaaaatatatagaactacaaattattttataacttttttctcAGAATTGTAATGTGGAAGTGTGTGGTggtagagaaaaaattataagtttatgtACAAGCGGTAGGCAACCCATGGTATGCCACTAAATAATTATGacaaaaaagttgtgaaataatttgtagTACTATATCCAATCATTTAAAACATAagtgttaataaaattttgttttataaagattaattttaccaaaattattggattttaacttttaagataataattttgtattataaaaaatgataaatccacatactttttaacaaattttattattattaagagaatcatttattattatcgtgaaatcattaataataataaaacacaagtatgaattcttaaaaaataaaaataaatgagtaCAAATATAAAGAATTCCTTATGTATATTGTCTTTTTTGCTAATTTATACTTCAAACCACAATATTAATAAGTGCTTACCAGAcactcaatttttttctaaaaacatcTTCTGACagttgtaaggactcaatttgtaacgaccctaAAATAGTATTaggttcgtacgttaaaggcccaaacaacaaaaatttgtagagcgtagaCTGAAAGGTTAGGttttggtcaccggacagtggttagtcatggtactCATGGTGGACTCACAGAGGAGAACTAAGTTTTTCCATGGATCctgtccatgaagcttaatgttcttattattcctttctcttttttggctaCCCTCCTCCCCTTTTTGGTGCATGAATCCTCACATTATATAACCCTTctcggttgatcctgaccttccatctgtcAATCAAGCAGAGACCTACTCGAGTGCCTATCCCATCAGCCGTCTCCCCccactttctattagttgcaatagtcgaagccacactgttcaggggtctttttcCATTAATGtggctaggacgtttgttggggcattcaatgtggaggtgacaTCTTCTCCTTGAACTACTCCCACACTATACCCCCATGCGTGTCCCATTCTACTTGCCTTCTCTTCTGGAAGCGCTTTGGAGGCTGTCTTTGATGAcgtgtcgttcttcccttttaggccttgggatgccgaggacatagtcatcctcggctgcattcctaggctatttggtcttttaGTACTTGTCCTCgacaactactctcctcggcgtgggccttgggccttaatggAAAGTGGaccgggaccacaaattctctggccctacaatagcccctcaaaatcctgttgtCCAGATCCTCGGACGGAGatgagggttttgatgacatcaggccTTTATCAAagcttgtcaatccttgtcatctatcaGTTCTAGAGACTCTTCGTCTGCCCGAGGCATGTTCTTGGAGCcttggaaggtgaaacgtgtcttcattaaatgcgggcggctctGTGCTTCCCACATTCAACGGCACGATGGTAATCTAACGATGGAGATTTCCTTAcatttatgggcgggaaaattcatgcagttactttcgatgggaggtataaataatttttggaacTGATTTGTCTCCTCgcttttgcacttaagagttccaGCGCACATATCCTGGGTTCAGTCAAACTTTTATTCAAATTCAAGTCTACCTCCAGCACAAAAAGTCTGTCCGAGGaacctttcctcttttctgtaagttctCTGCCTTcactaactcgtgctttttcttttctgggtttatttttcttttgttcccCTCCTTCTCCCATCACCCCCTAAATCTATTTAGTAGTTCCTTGAGATGGTTAAACTGAAAAAGTTGGTTAAGACTGAGAaggcgatggaaaagttcatcgcTGACTATAGGATTCCCCCTAACATAAGTTTGAGGCACTGCAAGGTGGGGGAATGGCATCTTCAGAGAAGGACGAGTGAGGTGGTAATTTCCCttctcgcctttgtagaggggggaatgagaatccccatggggccaGTAATGAGGAGTTACCTTAGGCATTTTTGATTAGCTCCCACCTTGTGCGCTGCCAATATGTTTAGAATTCTGGGTTGTATGGATGCTTTAAACGAAAGAATGGGGCTAAgactaacccatcatgacgtaaattggtgctacaatctccaaaatttgaaaggcaaatcctacaacatgaagacgagagacaATAGGGTTCGGctgatccagtgcctccctgagTCCAACAAAAGGTTGAACAAGGACTTTCTTATCGtatctggggaatggcacgatggccttTCTTGCCTCATggtggagggagaaccaggtggggtatagaGAGTAGGAGGGTGTCAATCCTTTGTGCCGTCTTAATTTGGTGTGGTTCGGTTACTAACCGTGTACATACCTCTTTTTGTAGATCCAAACGcctttcacaacactttcaccTGGTTAACCGGGTTGATTTGGAGACTGTTCTTCAAGCggcagtttttgtaaatgacgagGATGATCAAGTCAGAGCtgctcacaaaatcttagggtatGATCCCATccagaagtcatttgccgacCCAAAGCACGTGATCAGCGCTAACAATCCTCGGCTTCCGAAAATCACCATAGTCAAGCATGGGTTTTTGATCTCTGAAGGATCTCCTGTCCTAGAGGGCATCCCATTAATGGACTCTTCCCCGTCTCACCAGGCagcagaggacgaaggtgaTTTGGGTCTATCCGAGGAGGGATTTGGGGCATTTGACCAAGCTGACCCATCCGAGGATCCTTTTGGTGATCTGGGTGACCCTGACTTGTCCGAAGCGGAACTGTTGTCCCTCCAAGTTGAGATGGGTCTTAAGAGAAAGCTCTCGACCAGCTTATTCAACCTCATTGAGGGTCATCCGGGGAAGGGTGTACAGGGAAAACCGCAATCCAGTGCTCCAACTCCCCCGTCTCAGCCCCAGCCTATCCAGACTAGGTCCTCCTCTACTAAATCGCAGCCACAATCTTCccgccccaaacttcctgctcctcctcaatcagctctgcctcctcggccgGAGCCCATTGACTCAACGAGAAAGAGGAGTTCTAAGGGTAAGGAACCTATGGATGGGGGAAAATCCCAATCCTCTCAGGAGAGGGACGAAACCCCGCGAGCTCAAAAACAGTTAAAGATCGGGCACCAAAGCCAGGGGAAAGGGATCGAAGCCCAACCCGCGCCGAGTgcttggcttcctgccccaatgctccaTAGGTAGCCACTACTAGAAAACGCGTCCATGAGGAACCTTAGAGACGGCGAAGGCGGTTATGTGGCCGACGCGTTAGGGAGGACCCTACTGCTTCCTACTGATATGGAAGAGTTAAAGAATATGAGGATATAAGAGGTTTTCCTCAGTGCAAAAAGGTACCTGGGTATGGTAAGACTCCTAAAATTTATAACTCTGTCGATTCTTACTCCTAGATTCTTGTTCATAATGTGTTTGTTTCAATTGACAAGCTATCCAAGTTActtataggatggaggaagaagttaaGGGGCAAAGTAAGATCGCCGAGCTTGAGCGCAGTAAACGTATAGATGCTGCGTGGACCCTCAAAGCTTTCGAGACTGACCTCGCGAAGGCCAGGGAGGACTTAAAAAATTCTGCCCGAGCCAGGGATAGTGCAGTGGCAGGTTTGACcggtgcccaaaaacaggctGAGGAATGGACAAAGCGCCTACTCGCTGCCGAGGAGCAATTGCAGATTGCTAAGGAGCAGATCagtgatttaaagaagaaactaATCGAAGCAGACAATGCTAAGGGTGTGGCAGAATTTGCCAAGGATGAAGCCGTGAGGGTCAAGTAAgaggctgagtttgccagaACTGAGGTCGAAACTGGTAAGGACAAGGCCAAGGAGGAGGGTTATAAGGCGAGGGTGGCTGAAACCCAGGCCTCCCTTAAAGCTCAAATCCCTAGAGTATGCAGGCTATACTACTCCCAAGTTTGGGACAAGGCCTTCAAACGAGTTAGGGTGGAAGCTTCGTCTGACTTGTGGAAGGCAGGGAGCGTATTTTATTCTGTAGCCATCTGTGAAACCGCCTCCGCTAGCTCCGAGACTATGAGCGTTCCATAGGAGGCTGAGTCTGCCCAATTAGAAGCTGCTTAGATCATTGTCACTCTTGGCAAGTCGACTGAGGGAGGAGAGCCTCATGATGTGACAGAAGCACCTGGAGGTCTGAATCCCGAAATACCTAAAAAGGCTACCGAGTCTTCGGTCAGTGCTCAAATCTCTGATGCCGAGGAGCCAGCCATCTTTGTCCAGCCCCTATAGGCCATTCCCCTTACTGATGTCCCTAAGAGCACTGAGATTGATCTTGCTCAGCCTTCCCAAGAAGGGGATGTCTCCCAGGGCCCCGAGGCTAGTCCTGCTCGGCCTTCCCAAGATGTGGCCAAAACGAAGTCGAAGAAATAGAAGCCCTGGCCAACTTTTGTATTTATTTCTAGTTCAACTGTTAACTAGGttccttttgttttgaggaCTTTAGAGTTTGCTTGCAGTTGTACTCTTTGATCActtatatgaaattattttctttctttttttctttaaattacatgttcgtTGCCCTTGCCGATATTTACTATTGTTGCGAATCTCATGGTTTTTGAACTAGTTATTTTAACATGTATGAATGGTTGTGCATATGATTTATTTGGGATTACATCCTGAAATTCTAACTTACCCATGCCCATGGGGCGTTGAACTTGTATCTAAACATACTTTTGGGGAGCCAAAGGTATCATCCGAGGTGTCAAGTGTGTTGTTAGGCCGAGCctggtacttagattttctttaagtagttggtttccccataggtttgagttcgaggaccatgcaataccttggttctgtccaaaacttagattttctttaagtagttggtttctccataggtttgaatccgaggaccatgcaataccttcgttctgtccaaaacttaaattttctttaaatagttggtttccccatagatttgagtccgaggaccatgcaataccttagttctatccaaaacttagattttctttaagttttgaGGATTAACCCCTCGGCCAAGGTGTGGGGCGTTGACCTGacgttggaagcccctagaactgtcCGCGCCACTAGTgcttcgaagcgtagcccctagtggaactttatattaGGGCAACAACAATGGGCTGCTGGAAGTGATGGAGGGGCTTTCGCAAGCCCTTCTTTAACAGGAGCTTGatccaccgcctgtgccaacgcacaagtCTTTCCCACAAATGGCatcaattgtaaggactcaatttgtaacgaccctaaaataatattgggttcgtacgttaaaggcccaaacaacaaaaatttgtaaagcgtgggctgaaaggctaAGCTTTGGTCACCGGatagtggttagtcatggtactCATGATGGACTCACAGAGGAGAACTAAATTTTTCCATGGATCCTGTCCATGAagtttaatgttcttattattcctctctcttttttggctaCCCTCCTCCCCTTTTTGGTGCATGACTCCTCCTATTATATAGTCTttctcagttgatcctgaccttccatctgtcGATCAGGTAGATACCTACTCAAGTGACTGTCCTATCAACCGCCtccccccactttctgttagttgcaataaccgaaaccacactgttcgGTGGTCTTTTCCCACTAATGTGGTTAGGACGTTTGTTgatgcattcaatgcggaggtgacgtcttcTCCTTGAACCACTCCCATATTGTACCCCCGTGTGTGCCCCATTCTACTTGCCTTTTTCTCTGGGAGTGCTTTGGAGACTGCCTTTGATGAcgtgtcgttcttccctttttGGCCTTAGGATGCCGAGGACatggtcatcctcggctgcattCCTAGGTTATTTGGTCTTTTAGtacttgtcctcggcaactactctcctcggcACGAGCCTTGAG
This genomic window contains:
- the LOC115966912 gene encoding uncharacterized protein LOC115966912; protein product: MVQKHNSAILVVMETRVRGNRAREITERLPFDGAIRSDVVGFAGGIWVLWNFDRVDVAHLASTKQEIHFTVKVRISNIIWLFSTVYASPRCAERHILWNNLMKVADLHNMPWVIAGDFNKPLVNDDKFGGRVVSVNISVLFKERLDKCNMIDIGFASLHYTWTNRREIQALIQERIDRFFMNPQWCLLYSDAKVTHLPRYHFDHCPVLLEMQPGVSRGKKRPFRFQTCWLLDLTFPGIVSQAWGGANNLVEAIDSFIGMLWIGIKTSSGIFLQGRKF